In Parageobacillus sp. KH3-4, the genomic window AAATCCAAATATAAAAAAAGATATATTTCAAGATTATGATATTGTGTATTTAGTTACAGATGTCGAGCCATTTAAAAATGAAAACTATATTTTGTCTCATTTTGGGGAAGTAATGTTCATGGAAAAACCAGAAGATAAAATTTTTCCACCTCCCATTGGCGATGACCGTTATACATATTTGATGCAATTTATGGATGGAAACCGGATAGATATGCATTTTATTCACATAAGTAAAGTGGATGAACTAATTAAGGATAGTTTAACCAAAGTTTTACTAGACAAAGACCACAATATTCCAGATATCCCGCCTCCAAGTGAACAAAGTTATCTTATTAAAAAACCGACGGAAAAATTATATAACGATTGTTGTAATAGTTTCATATGGGGATTAGGATCTCATATCCCAAAAACAATTTGGAGACAAGAATTACCATTGTTAATGCGTTTAATAGATATTGTTTTACGCGAACCATTAATTCAAATGCTTGAATGGCATATAGGAATTAAAACAGATTATAAATACTCAATTGGCAAAGGGGGAAGGCATTTAAAAAAGTTCTTAGATCCTGAAATTTGGAATGACTTTGAGAAGACGTATACAAATGCGAATTACGATAATATTTGGGATTCGTTATTTTTATTTCATGACTTATTCAAAAAAACGGCTGAACATGTTGGGCAAGTGCATGGTTTTCGCTTTCCTGAAGAAGAATGCAAAAGAGCATTAGAGTTTCTAAAACACGTAAAAGACTTGCCGCAAGATGCCAAATCAATCTTTTAAATAAAGATACGATGGAGGGGAAAAGAGATGGGAGATGTAGCGATAAGAACAGCGAATCAAGAAAATATTCCGCAGCTTTGCAATTATACAGATAATTGTTTTTGGCAGTTAAAAAATGAATGTATCAAATGACAAATGAGAGTATCCGTTTCATTGAATATTAACTCATACGCCACATTACTTGATATGGAGCCTCTGCGGTCATGATTCTATGTAAAAGGGGGAATAAATTATATATAGTTTCACAGGCAAGATAGTCTATCATGACCGCCTATCAAGTTATAAATTTATAACAGAAGTAGATGCATATGCTTAATTGCTAAATTGTGCTCCTTATCCCGCAGAAAACATCTCTTTTGATGAGAGTTTAATGTTTTCATATTTAGAAAATCCAGAAATTCTTTAATTTCTGGTCCTTTCAAGAGCACACTGCTATTTTTTTAACACGCCGGTTTGCGGTTTCTTTTTCTTTATGAGTCTCGTTCTTTGCGAATACGTTACGATAGAAGTAGCGTTCACCGTTTTTATCTTCAGTTTCCGTCGTTAGATAATGAAAAGGGATTTGAGCGCATGGATGGAACGCAGCTCACTATCATGAGTACGTCCCGATTTTATTCATCATCATCTTTAAAATAATAATCAAAAATGCTTTTTAATACACTAAATAACGTATACCAACCACCAAGAAACGGATGTACTTTTCAAAATTTCCTTCTCTCCTTTTCAAAAACAATAAATTGCAATCAGACTAAGAATAGTGATTTGATTATTGGTACAAGTGCCACAATTATTCCTGGAAGAAAGAATTCAAACTTAGATTTCATCTTTGAATGGGCCTCCCTAAAACCAGTAAAAGATACTCTGTAAAAAAATCGTTTTTCACTAGTCCTTTGAACATATTTATGAATCTGCAGACGTTGTCTCAGCCGGCCATCCAAAAACAATTTACCGAATTATCTTTTGTTTTTCAATCATTTTCAATATTTAAATACTCTTATCAATACAAAATTTTTCCATTTCTACACCGACATAGATTTATAATTGGTTGGTGACAGAATTTTCTTTGGTAGTTGCCTCATAATTCGATATTTTGTTCTCTCATAAAAAATGTTGGTGGAAGTCTTATTTAGCTATAAAGATTACCATTTAATTGCATCGAGAGTGTAAAACCCCTTTTCTAAAAGCAACAATCTTAGAAAAGAATCTATAAAAGATAAAGGTTCCTTTTAAGCTTAATTTCTATTTGTTGAAGTTAAGTTAACAGCTTAATACAACAGGCTCCCTTGATTTGTCTTTTTCAAAAACTTCATAAAAACCCCTTTTTTCTATTGATCAATTTTTGTTTCCTGTATATAATGAATCGGTTCATACAGTTGTCTTATACATAGTAAACCAACAATTGTAAATGTTAATAAACCAAGTAAAATAACGGTCCAATGAAACCCTATCCAATCAAATAATGCTCCTGTGCACAATACAGAAGTCTGTTGAACAAAACTTTCCAGCATCCTTCTCAAAGAGAAAAACCTTCCTAGGTATTCGTCTGGAATTAATTCTTGGCATACCGTATTGGATAAGGGCATGAAAATACCAACAACATAACCGAATAGAGCAAAGGAAACAATAGGAAGCCATCCCCATTCTGCTAAGAATAAAGACATTTGGGTAACACCAATGAGAAGGCATGATATCAATAATAATGCGACGGAATTTTTGCCTTTCTTGAGCCGACTCACGGTTAAACCAGCAATAAAAATGGATAAACCTTCTGCTCCGTACAACAACCCTTTAATCAAAGATGAATCTTGCAATTGACTTATATTGATCACCATCAGATTAAATCCGCCAATAAAAATAAATGGAAAAACCGTTAAGATCAGAATCATCTTAATTATAGGGAGACGATTAATTACCGACAATATTTCACGAAATGATCGATGACCTTTTATATTGTGACTTGTTTGTTCTGATGAATGACGACTGGTTATGGAAGGTTCCTCTATACGTAAAAATAATGTAGACATTAGTAAGAGGAAATAGGCAATAATGGCGATTATAAACAAAGTAGCTACAGAAACATATGCAAGCAAAATTCCG contains:
- a CDS encoding MFS transporter gives rise to the protein MVWRYRNAGVFTTARSFIFSSISNFSFRNFVQHSYWPFCRKSGRPDIQKTVIFWVSIMRIIAVCAMFIAIWQENFMWVFMYSILIGGAAAFYFPAVQSSIPKVTQPEHLVKANALNFNLVTLARTFGAVLAGILLAYVSVATLFIIAIIAYFLLLMSTLFLRIEEPSITSRHSSEQTSHNIKGHRSFREILSVINRLPIIKMILILTVFPFIFIGGFNLMVINISQLQDSSLIKGLLYGAEGLSIFIAGLTVSRLKKGKNSVALLLISCLLIGVTQMSLFLAEWGWLPIVSFALFGYVVGIFMPLSNTVCQELIPDEYLGRFFSLRRMLESFVQQTSVLCTGALFDWIGFHWTVILLGLLTFTIVGLLCIRQLYEPIHYIQETKIDQ
- a CDS encoding aminoglycoside 6-adenylyltransferase, encoding MRTEQEMLDLIITFAKQDYRIRGLLMNGSRVNPNIKKDIFQDYDIVYLVTDVEPFKNENYILSHFGEVMFMEKPEDKIFPPPIGDDRYTYLMQFMDGNRIDMHFIHISKVDELIKDSLTKVLLDKDHNIPDIPPPSEQSYLIKKPTEKLYNDCCNSFIWGLGSHIPKTIWRQELPLLMRLIDIVLREPLIQMLEWHIGIKTDYKYSIGKGGRHLKKFLDPEIWNDFEKTYTNANYDNIWDSLFLFHDLFKKTAEHVGQVHGFRFPEEECKRALEFLKHVKDLPQDAKSIF